Below is a window of Trichosurus vulpecula isolate mTriVul1 chromosome 4, mTriVul1.pri, whole genome shotgun sequence DNA.
TTAGGCAATCTTCCTCCAAAGTTACCATTGGTTCTGCCAAATGTTTATTGGGAAGGAAGGGGATACATAGCCTGGATTAGAGGGCAAAGTCTCATGGCAAAGCAAAAGTTATGCCTGAATTAACCAGACAATTGTGGCCTTCTAAGGCCTTTCACCCTTTAAAGTGAACTTGGTCCTTTGCAATTTTCTGTTCACTTGAGATGGCCACCATGTGGGAACCCAGGTGTGCTTTATAATTTTCCCATCAGCCATTTGGAAAGAAAGACCAGGGGATatctacatgaagactttccccTGCCTGGGAAGCCACACGTAGGGACACATATACATTCAggggcacacacatacatacatacatatggggACCCATATACGTACGGGCAGGGAAGGACTGATGAAAAATGGACCACGATCACTAATATAATAGGCATAGCTGAAAGAAAATGGGCAATGAGCAAGAAGTGACACCTGAGGTGCTGCAGAatggggcaggaggaagggggTGCCTTTTTCTGGTTTTCATCAGTGCATCAGGCCGTACTACTCAGCATTTTTCAAgttcaaagaagagagagaaactcATCAATTCTCGTACCTCCCTGAACCAGTGGGTTAAgtatcattatccacattttacagaccagAAAATCAGAGGTAGAGAAGCTGcctgaggcttggggagggggtgggggtattCAGCTCTAGATTATCACTACAGAATATCTAATCTTCAATCAGGCAAACAGACCACACCTCTATGGGAGAAGCAAACCGGAAGATAATGACCTGGTAAACAGGTAGGAACCCAGAACTAgggtgggaaaagggaagggggaggacaaGGTGCTTCTTGGCCAATGTGCAACTTTGAGCGAGAGACCATTAGAATTATGTCAGTAAAGTGTTCTGGGCAACATCTGGACAGCCCTGCACTAGAATGGATGCTcaatgagggcagggatggtttcagCTTTGTATTTCTCTCCCAGAAGCCTAGTACAGGGACTGGCCCATAACTTGCACTTAAATCAGCTCTTTGATTGAACTGAATCCTAGATCAGTCTAGGAAAGCTATGGAGCTTTACACTGGTCCATGGCTCAAGAAACATGGAAAGGTGGGGAAAGATGTATATTAAGAGAAATAGAGCAGACAGTAGGGCCTAGTTTCAAAAAATGccctttttctcccctcagaGCACCCCAGATTGGGGGTGGAGAAGCTAAGAACATAAAATGAGCTTAAATATCCAAAGCAAAAGAACCAAGATGGAACAAATTGGCTCTGGGGATAACTGGGCTGAAACATGGAACATGGCAACAAGATGGTGCATGCGCCTCCCCCAAGTTCAGGGTCTGAAGGCTCAGATGAAGCATTTAGAGCAACCACTGTGACCTGTGAAACTGGACAGGCAATTGGTTGAGTTAAGGAAATCCAAGTTACTTTGATGAGGAAAGAGCCATTAGTTATGCTGGCTCAGGCCCTCCAATGTCTTTTCCATGAGATCCTTTTGTGTTTGGCTGATTGTGGCACAAACCAAAATACTCAAAACAAAAGAGCCAGACACATGGCATACCCAAAGTGCCAAGTCAAGCTCATCCAGGCTGTCACTGTAGGATTAAATACatgaaaagaattgaaaaaacaGTATCTGGAATCATAGACAGGGGCCTGGGAAGTGTTCTTGTCCAATgccctcatgttatagatgaggtgAAGACACATTGCAGGTGAACCCACAGCTGGGAATAGGAGGGTCAGGTTTTGAATCTTCCTATTTTGTTTAAAAAGCAAACATGAGAGTGAGATTAGGGCCTATTACCTACACAGTTTtagtttttatcattttaatgtatttttttaaattttattttttttacaaaatgaagTAGTTTTCCCTCTGGGTGGGTAGCCAACAGAGAAATATCAAAGCTTAAGGATTACATGGATTAGAGAATCAGAATGTTAGATTTCTTATTAGGGGCAGGATATGAAAGAAGGTatggaaattacaaaaaaaaatacattttaatacaAAAATGTAGAATATTATAGCAGAAGGTCTGAGTGcctcatgattttaaaaaatgaaaaaaaaaaaacaaaaaaaacaaatcgaagtccttttttttttcccccaagcagCTGTGTCCCCTTACTTTCTGTTACACATAGTCCTTTCCACTGGAGGGTGTGGTCTTTGGGTATGGGCGAGGAGTTGGGTAAGAGGTTGTTTTCCTGGGACAGGAACAGCAAAGTAGGGCACCTCCCAGTAGGCAcagagaagctgaggcccagcCTATGAAGAGAGCCTGTCCAAACTCATACCTATGAGAAAACAGCagagtggaagaagaaaaaaaccaagtCATTAGTCACAGAGAGGAAAACAACTAGCTGTCCATGTAAAATACTCCCATCTTCTGCCCTCCCAACCCAGAACTGTAAACATTAGAGTCTTAAACATGTCCCTTTTCCgcaatggtgggggtggggggggggaggtaattaTTACTTGAGGGAAGCAAAGGTAATACTTTTGAGTAGCTTAAGTCATTCCAGAAAACCTTTCCAAGGCAATGGCCCAAACCTTTAAATGCTCCCTAAGAAATTTCCATCTGCCTAGGACAAAGCTCTTTGCTGGGGGGGCGGGGCTCGAGTGGTAGGTGGATAAGTTGTTTCCAATCCACTTAGGCTTTTCAGTGGACTATTCTAATCCTTAACAATAAAATCTCAGTTTCAGGAGGGACCTCAATGGCCATCCAGGCCAACCCCCACCGCAGCAGGTGATAATCCAGGTTTTGTTTGAAGGTATTCAATGAGGAAGTCTCTTCTGCTTTAGGAAGGCTCTGTTGTCTAGAAATTGTTCCTGACATCAAATCCACACTTGCCCCTTCTCCACTTTACCCCATAACTCTGGGTTTTGCCCTTTTGAGCCAAGGAAAACAAGGGTGATATCTCTTCTACCTGACTGCCCTTCACGTACCTGAAGGCAGATATTGTGTACTCcctgttccttctcctctctatgctaaacatccctagttccttcaatagATTCTCATATGGCATAGACTAAAGGCCCTCACCATCATCCAGGCTGCCTCCATATGGAGATTCTTCTGTTTATTAGTGTTTTCCAAGACTTTGGCCCTCATAATTACACACCAGAGGTGTTTTGAGCAGGGCACAGAATGATGAGACTAGCATTTCCTTATTCCTGAAATAGTTCATTTTAACTCATTCATgcagttttcaaaaaaataaaataaaccattctACATAAGTAAAATGATCACAGACACAGGCTTCTGAAGTGTTATGCTCTGCCTGTATTTGGGAACATTTCTCTTCTGGAAGTGCTGCCCTTGAATGTTCTAAAAGGCTAATGGGAGGAATTCAATCCTAACCAAAGTAGCGCAGGATGGGAGTGAGCACACTggattttagagttggaggacctgggttgggATCCCAGCTGCACCATTTGCTTCCTCTGCGACTTTAATGATTTTGCCCATCTACAAAATAAGAGCATTGGCCCAGTTGTGCcctctggtcccttccagctcttcagTCTCCCTTGTAGACAGGTATTAAATAAATGTACTTTTCTGCTTGATTTACATTGTCTTCTAACTTTCATCCATTTACCTCACAGCACTTATACACATTAAATCCTTAATGTGCCATATATCATGCCAAATGCAGAATTAGTTGGTTGCACGTAAGGAGACAGAAGAAGTGGTGGTCTCAACCATTGGTCAGCCAGTCAGAGAAAGGATTCTAGGCCTTGCCTTAGTCTTTTACCCACATGACTTAGCCTTCCTGGGTATTTTAACCTTCAAGAGTCAAGCTTATGCTGacatcaaagttttaaaactcaAGAGACTATACTTAGCCCCTGAGCTGAGAGATTCAGCCACAGAACCACAGGACTGAGAGCTGGTGGGATCTTTAGCTAATCCCACCTATACCTGAAAAAGGGCCCCCAATATCCCAGCCTGCCAAGCCATGGCTGGCCAGCCTGTTGGAAATGCTCCAATAATGGGGGAGCCAGTGACTCCTATCCCATGTGCAGATGCCTTTAATAGTAAGGAAATCTGTCCTGAGACCAAGGCTATATTTGTCTCCTGGGACATGGCTCACCATGGCTCCGGGGACAAGCAGAAACAGGTATATCCCTCCTTTCCTTGGCAGCCCTTTGAATAGCATCCTTGAGATGAGGTCAGAGGAGGGTCAAGTGCAGAGGGGATCATCACTTCCTTTATTCCCTAAGGCCTCTCAAGAAAGCCCAAGGTTGCAGTAGCTTCCAAGTCTGGCTGCAGTATACCCCTACTGCTCACAAGGAGCCAGGGGTTGCCATGTCCCAGAAGACAAATGTGGGCTTGGTCTCAGGACAGATTTCCTTACTATTAAAGGCATCTGCAGTACTTTAAATCCACTATACccttttttcagacaaattgttAACTAAACATGTCTCTCTCATGTGAAAGCTGAACTTCTGATCCCAAGTGAAAGACTTTACATTGATCCTTAGGGGATCTTAATGGAATCAGCCCAATGTTTTGGCCTGTTGAATTCTTTTTGGATTCTGCCTCTTCCTGCATTCCGGTCTAGACCCAAGTTGAACTGCTGGGAGTTAAATATTTCTTCTCAGTGTCAGACTGGGAATAAAGCTCTATCAGCCACCTTGGGTAATTACCATTTAATGTTTGTCTCCCATGGTATGCCAGTAATAATTAACAGCCCAGATGTTGTAAAAGCACATCAAACAATGTACTTCAAAGCTAAAGGTGCTAGGGTGGAATTGCGACTGTCTGTATTTATTAATAGTCTCCAACGCCagagaaagacaaatagaaaTCATAATCTTTCGAGCCCAGACTGGGGGATGGATCGGGCTTTCATACAGTCTATTTTCTCCGCTTAGAAAGCTTTTCATGTGTTCCTTTTAACATTTAATCACATGTCAAACTATAAAGAGTCAGCCAGCAAGCTTGAAGAATTCATCTACAAACTTGGAAATGTGAGGAGGCCCGGCATTAGCTGGTGTCCATAGAACACTGAAAGACAAACCACAGAAAACCATAGCCTTGATGAAAAAATGAATGGCATTACCTAGAATTGACTGGGGTCATGGGGTCATAGAACTCTCGAGCAACTCTATTTCCATACCATGCTGTGGCAACCAAGACAGACAGGCCTGTGGGaattcacaagaaaaaaaatggttgatGAAGACAGAACTCTGAGGATAAACACAAGTCCTGCCCCACTTCCCAAGGTAAGTCCCACCCCACTTCCCGAGGTCCAGACCCTCCATTCTCTTGGTAGTATCATTGGACAGAAGGGAAATGGGGGTGTGGAGGTAATGTTATTTGTTCAAGCTCACTTAAGGAGTTAATGATGAAATCAGCCAAATTACTTAAGCCTTCCTACATCCCCTGGTTGTAAATTTACATCTGTGACGTTATTTAAGACGTTGCAGGGGGACCCTTTGAAAATCGGCTTAATGACCTGGACTAGACTGAAAAGTAAAGTATGCTGATATTCTAACTTGTAAAGTCAAATTAGATTAAGCAAATAACCAAAAATTCCCTGGTTAAATCAGTCATtcttggttgcttttttttttaaattggggtaAATAATTATCTTTACAGTCTCCATCAAAGGGTGAACACATTTTTCTTTAGAATCAATTTATATTTAGCTCCAACTGTATGCCATATACATGGCTAGGCCCTAGAGGAGATGAAACTGTAGATGAGTCATTGCCCCAACTCGATAAACTTTACTGTGAAGTATGGGAATAAGACAGAAACACCTACAACTATCATACACATTAGAACCTGTCAAATATATTTGAAAGGTACAAATGTTAGGCTCAACCCCTGGAAATATTCTGGGTTCCAAATGgttcatttttaccttatctcCCCTACAATCATACACTGACCTCACTTCCTGGCCACCAGACTTATGTCACGAGCCATTATCCCCTCCACATTCCCACCTGAAACTTGGACTCTGCCCATGGAACCACCCTGGGCTCTGAGAGGTGAGTGTTCATCTTATCTCAGCTACAGTCAGACCTTCACCTGATTTCCATCAGCACAAAACCTCATCAGCCGGGATGCATTTCTCAGAGTCTCCCCTTTGTATATTCTttctccatcagaatgtaagctgttgaggacagggactatctagATGATTGTATTTGGGACCTTAGTccttagaacagtgtctgacacatagttagctcataataaatgctttatttatctgCAAAGGTCTAAGGAGAAAGTGAAGCCATTACTGGTGGTGGAGGAAGGGGATCAGTGAGGATTACACAATTGGGAATCTTTAAAGGATGAGTAGGAATTCAATGAGTGAACAGAGGAAGAGTGCATTTCAAGCACATGGATCAGCGAAAGCCAAGGAATGGATGCCAGAAGAATATAAGGTATGTCTTTGGCATAAGTGAATGGGAGGGACAGAAAGTATTCCAGCTTCACTGGATGGGAGTAGTATGAGATAAGACAAAAAAGAAGGCAGGATGGATCTACATAGTGGAGGCCCAAGAATGATGGAGAAGACAGCTCTGAACTTTGTCCATTAGGCAGTAAGAAGCCACTGAATAGCTTTAAGCTGAGTAGTGACGTGAGATCTATACATTAGAGCCATTCATCCACCAATGGTATGGAGGATAATGAATTGGAAAAgcgagaagacagagacagatcgACCACTGAGAAGATCCTGCTGTCATGGGAGGACCGAGAGGAAGAAGTAGAGAGGCAGAGATATTTAGGACAGCTAACTGAAGGAGCCTGGGAAAGGACCAGCAACTTTGTCAGCAACAAAGGAGAAGAGTCATTTCAAAAGCAGGAGACCTCCAGTGAATTGGAGTAATGAAAATGGTCAAGTCAGAAGGAGACCAGGTAGAGGGGAAGGATAAGACACTGAGTGCTCCATCAAGACAATACCTAAAAGGAGGGGAGATTTGGATCACTGGTTTGGAAGATGGTCTAGGGATAGAAATGTAGATTTGGGAACCATCAAACAGAGGGAATGCATTACTGTGGATAGAATTGTCCTCAGAtataagaagacctggattcaagtcctatctGGGTCACATTatcttcatgaccctgggcaagtcacttaaccccttggtGCCCTCAGAATTTTCTAAGACTCCATATTGTTGATCTGCATGAGTAGAAGGAATCTCCTTACTGGGACCTTTGGACATCCCAGATCTGATCACCATCTAGTCAGTGTTAATCAAAGCCATAGGAGAGAATGAGCTAGAAGGAAGAACCAGGCAGGCCAAAGAGCAAACTCAAGGGCCAAACCACACTAAAgaactgagaagaaaaagaatcacTGAAGGAGACCAGGAATGTTAAAAGTCTTGAAGAGGCCATGGAGAATCTGGGAACTTTGAAGCCCAGAGATTAAAAGAGGAGGAAGCAGTTGTTCACAGTAGCAAAAGctgcagagtgaagaaagagaaagtggaaaGCATACCAGTCACTGACTTTGGTGATGAAGAGGCCAATGGTGAtcatggaaagaaagggagaagtgtCTGTTAAGTGGTGAGGGCAGAAACTAGATGGtataaaagggaaatggaaaaaagtgGAAGTGGTAAAAGGGTGACCACTACCTTCCTCCTTGCCTCACAACCCTCAGATGCCTTCCCCCATCTCatatgaagaggtggcctttctccttgccacaGCAAACCTTTCTCTATGcacaagcaatcccattccatccacTTTCTTTAACAGATTTCCCCCTGTATCATCCCtactctaatcttcaatctctccttaaaTCTTGattccttctctgctgcctatgAAAATCCCCACCCACATCTCTCCCATCTTAAAACACTTTCGCTTGATCTGACCATCGCTGGCCTTCATCAGCCATTTCAACATGAGTCACTCACGTAaattctcagtttcctgataggaaaaaagacaaagtgaCTCTATCACTGAGCTGCcttgagggccaaatgagataatatgggcATACCACTCGATCAATGCCAATACTTACACTTTGTCCCTTTAGACTTTACCATCTTAAAATATTTCACCACAATTCACCACAGGCATCTGCTTTCTAATGAGATGCAATATCAGAACAGGAGAATTCTTGCTCCATACTCCGAGCTGGAGAGAGGAGTACACTGGAGGTTGTCCACCCTTCATGCTGATAGCAgcacttacatagtgctttgaggtttgcaaagcactttgcaaatattattgcattttatcctcagaaaaactctgggaggtaggtgctgtcatcatctgtgtttttttattattgttcagtcatttcaattgtgtccaactctctgtgacaccacttgggggttttcttggcaaagatactggaatagttttccatttccttctccagctcattttacagatgaagaaattgaagcagagttaagtgatttgcccagggtcacgtagctactacgtgtctgaggccagatttgaactcacgaggactccttctgactccaggcctagcgctctattcactgtgccacctacctgttcctattttccagttgagaaaactgagacccagagatgttaagtgattttctgagagtcacacagccattaagtatctaagggaggattcaaactcaggtcttcttgattccaatcccatcactctatccactctgcaaGCTGGCTGTCTCTAAAGAACTTACAAAGCTTTGAAGAAAGCCAAAGATTTAAGGAAGTGTAggttgatggggggaggggggaaggagagggcatTCTAGGTATGGTAAATAGCCTGGGAATAGCcatggaggtgagagagggaAGGCCAAACACCAGGATCATCAGATTACCTGACATGGAGAGTAAGGGGAAGACTGTGAGAGAAGCCTAAGGGGAGGCTGAAGGCCACCTGTGGAGGGCATGGTCTTACCTGCCACAAGGAAGATTACTCCCCCAAAGACAGCCATTCGCATCTTTTGCACCTCATCGTCTTCCATGCACTTCATACATTTCATGCCCACGGTGGCTACAAAGATGGCGATCAGTCCCACGATGATTCCAATGACCATCAAGGCTCGGGTAGCCTGAAGCGTACCTGCAAAGAGCAAGGGCAAAGCCTTGAGTGTTGGAGGCCACGTGATGGGGAGAAGTAAACCTGGGATCAACCCGAAAAGTAACAGAAAGTCTAACAGTGTCAGCCGAGTGAAAGCTAATCCCTCCTTAATGGCTCCTCCAGGCCTCCCTGAGCTCAGGAATCAGAACTAGATCTGCCATGATTAACAAGAAATCGTTGTCATGATCAGAACCCataatttcactttgtatcaggcAACTGTTTGATGCCTATTAATCAGTCTTGGCAACAGGCTCGTGAGAAATGCAGAGTTGCCAAAGGGACATGACTAATAAGAAGGACTGACAGTCCCAAAGTGCTTGTAGCCTGGAGTAAATAACATTTATCCTTTGAGtagtggtgggggggggtgggggtgagctCTAGGCTGGATCTGGTCAGCACGGTGCAATGGGAGGAGGGCCAGCTTTGGACCTGGGAACACCCAGCTTCTAACCCTGCCTCAGATGCCAGCTGTGCAATGCTAGGCGACTCAGCCAACatctccaagactcagtttcttcatctgtaagatggaaatgATAATGATACCTACCTTAAAGGCTGTTGTGatgatcgaatgagataatgtagaacacctattattatttttattctaaaatggagtatatttttttaaatataggctTAGAACCTCCATCTTAAAAGCCACCATAAGAGACAAAGCTACAGACCAAAGCCATGCTCTACATACAATTTCCAGTGTGAAGCTACCCCGGGCTGCATTCCCTTTCAGTTGCCCTGTGTCTGATCTAGGAATGATGTTTGCTCAGGTTGCTAAGTGATGCCCATCATGCATGTGGAGTGATGCCAACCTTTTGGAGACTCCAGCTAACTAACATCATTAGAGCTGAAGCGGCTTGGACAGGGGCTAAATCACCAATTGGCAAAAGGTACCACTGCTGAAGAATAGACATCACCTTCATCCTCCTGAAAAGGCCAAGAAGGAGCTTCCCTGCTTCAGTTACTGACTTTGCAAAAAGGCCGACCAACTGATCCATcacaaaaagttaaagaaaatgcTTCTGTAAGCACAGAGGGAGGATGACCTAGACTCACTTGGACCACTCACAATTCCAGCCCttgattcctcatctgtacagttgGGATATCACCACCTGTTCTGTCTGGAAGCAGAAGGGACGGTCCCTGAATGGCCCCTTCCAGTGAAAAGCCCTAATTCCTTTTGTTAGTGAGTGAGGTGGCTAAGACCCACATCGATGAGATCACAGAACCATTGGAGAATTTGTACAAGCATGAAATGAAGGACTTAGTTAGGCATCTTCTTCACTTAGCCAAGAAATGTAATGggactacctcctcctcctcctccttctgttcctcttcctcttcctttaacCTTGGGAATTTGTGATTCCAATTATAAGGAACAGAGCTGGACCTAGGATAGGGATTGTTGAGACTGTCCCAGGCTGCTAAAATGTGGGAGGGGATGAAATCTACAGATTTCCACTCATGGTCCTCCACAGGCTGTGTTGCTTAGGACAACTGTTCTGAACCCCTTGAAGACCTACATGAATGACCACATTTGAGACTGACCTGGCCTCCAACCAGAACTCCAAAATTGTttccctgtccctccctccattgccactccccctgccccccaaatcaACTGAATCTGCTGAGCCAAGAACTTCAAACTGCAACTGTGGTAATGTTCacattcttttctccttcaaaaTAGAAAGTCTGCCCCCCCAAAAACAAGAGTTTATTTTGCCCCCCCCATTCCAGTCTCCACTGTAAACAcaggtacacatacacacacacacacacatacacacacacacacacacacacacacacacacacacacgcatattctctctctctctctctctctctctctgtttctgtcgttgtctctgtcagtctctgtgtctctgtcattctctgtctgtctctatgtgtctctctgtctctgtctctgtctgtctgtctgtctgtctctctcattacaGGTGCTATTTTGATGCTACACATCACCAGCACCCTCTTTTCAGCAAGGCCAAGGGTGCTTTCCTGCCCTACCTTGTGAAATACTTTTGAAACCCAGCTAATTATCTGTGTTGATTTAATAGGAAACTGAACATACATGTTCCAGGGACATTTCTCGGTATGAGCCAGGGGAAAGCAGACATGCTGTTCATGGAGCATGGGCTTGGCAGATGTTGATCTTGCTGTTATCATCTTCAGAGAGTGCCTTCCATGGAATCCAACCATGTCGACATCTCCAGAATGAGGCAAGGACAGGAAAGTCCCAGTAATCCCACTCCGTAGTTAGCGTGTGGCTGTGATGCCACCATCGGGTTTGGGTACATGAACTGGGCTGTCCCTGCGTGGTCACTTTTACACCGAATCCAAAGAAACAACTGGTGTCATCATTAGGGAAAGCCCAATTTCAAGCTACAGTTATTTGGGGCCATATatggattctgatttttttttcaattcaacatCCATATATGCTACAAAGTAGGCACTTGACATAATCATCTCACTGTTACTGGAGTCCTTTCAGACCAGGACTATAATTCTAAACTTGAGTCAGTGAAGACCTAGTAATTTCAACAGGGCCCCACCTCCCAGCCTCCCCATGATGTTAAGATTgattcctatctctctctctaccaCCCTGTAGAAATAGCTCCACAAGTACAAGCATGGCAGAAAAACACCCACGGGACCCATTTCTGGAACCCGCTACTTAAGCTGGACTGCTTAGGGAAAGACAGAGTGAGAATACGGGCCACTTGGGACCTCGCATTATCTTTATGGCTGGTGAAttaaggaagaaagagtgaaggaCTTTTCCAGGGACAGTTGTTTAAAAATCTACCACATGGAGCAAAATTTGGACTTGACAAAAGAGGGGAGAAgttaaaaatctctttaaaatgaaaactacAGGCCTTTTTTAGATGGGAGATTTTAAAATCTTCTAAAGTGATCTTTCAGGAAAAATATGTATCATTGGAATtgtgcctccttctctccctttttttttcctgttttttttttttttctgcaagaaATGGCTTTCCAGCCCACCCCATTATGGTAGGACCATATGGAAAACTTCAAGGTATGCTGAGGAACTTCCAGAAATCTGTTTTATGGAATGAAGGCCATGGCTTCTTTTAGTTCCTTTGTTTGATCATGGGTACCTTTTTGCCCTGagacttttttcttgtttcaataaaatcaaattttacGTAAAAATTTTTCTCTGTCTATTCTTCAGTGATCTCCTGGATATATGGACTTCACCCAGTGGTATAGCTTCCAAACCACCCATGTCTTCTCACCTCAAGTCACTCTtgtccaggggtggagaacctacagcttcaaggccacacgtggccctctaggtcctcaagtatagccctttgactgaatctaaactgcacagggctgtacttgaggacctagagggccccatgcagccttgaggccaaaggttccccaccgtACTTTTTTCCACCTCCTTGCCGCAGAGAAAACTAACCCACATTGGTCTGGTACCCTACCTAGCACTAGGTCCCTAGGAGTATTGAGTTCTACTTTTCCATTAACACTGAAGCCCTATCTAGGAGATCAGCTGGGGTCACAGTCAACctaaaagtataagaaaactattttcctacagaaatggaaataattttcttaatcaaGTCACCTTTCCCATAAAGGAAATCTTGGAGCAGAGAAAGTTATTGTTCAGTTTATGGAGAGGTTCTTGACCTAGGTGACCCCAGTTGGAAGGGAAAATGAACATTATATTACAGTGAACATTacattattttttcccccagagctCATGTGAGTCATGTGAATGTCAGAATTTGTATCTTGGGTCTAAGGAAAGCACAATGATTCTGGCACTATTAGGAAACCCAGAGGATAGCTTCTTGTCCCTGTGCTAATAGCCACTGGCTGCAGGTAGAATACTGAAGGTCAGTATTCTTAGAAGGACATATTCCCATGGAGAATgacagttttgtttttccctacCACAGACTAATTCCTTCATGTTTTATAATCAAGGGGTGGCTT
It encodes the following:
- the CLDN1 gene encoding claudin-1, with protein sequence MANAGLQLLGFILAFLGWIGSIVSTAMPQWKISSYAGDNIVTAQAIYEGLWMSCVYQSTGQIQCKVFDSLLNLSSTLQATRALMVIGIIVGLIAIFVATVGMKCMKCMEDDEVQKMRMAVFGGVIFLVAGLSVLVATAWYGNRVAREFYDPMTPVNSRYEFGQALFIGWASASLCLLGGALLCCSCPRKTTSYPTPRPYPKTTPSSGKDYV